Proteins encoded in a region of the Mauremys reevesii isolate NIE-2019 unplaced genomic scaffold, ASM1616193v1 Contig11, whole genome shotgun sequence genome:
- the LOC120392692 gene encoding uncharacterized protein LOC120392692: MAGSADTIEMPALGRPFQLGMLYDCRSDSLIPGITLWRLEQLRMDVNTKPQPRTEFEIIASDTIEDKANALNVTASLKASFLGGLVEVSGSAKFLNDTRKSKQQARVTLQYSATTKFEHLTMSHLGPENVSYRAVFDQGTATHVVTAVLYGAQAFFVFDREVSSSENVRDIEGTLQIVMKKIPLFSIEGEGAVKMDEKEKLNAEKFNCKFHGDFALERNPTNFQDAMKIYSTLPKLLGDSGEKAVPMRVWLYPLTKLDSRAAQLVREISLSLISDAQTAMEELAELNMRCNDMAKNPIATSFPEIKLKIQQFRDLCKQHRQTFQKQLASFLPSIRGGEKKEGALVDILSCKNQSPFNIQSLSEFLDTKEKEMNYVNSYLRILSNVEVVSSQSELDEIVLSPELNFIVSFTFTSLHEEEPYLSDLKQWLQTQFIRETHDPASASSVAEKPKSKVWFKEKEINTKSRKSAKSLSHFVSVNKSNGTTRFIVASLPDKDNPGTSIYLYEDGELVSTNFGPPSKPLPALIGGIRHDRVQLTFNPEAYGRAAISGYRAEYRIVGQENWTAVNVNNTQVTFTVTGLRANIEYQFRYAAVSKPGLSESSDVSDPVKTLPTSPPGKPIATTVDSSAITLSWESPSVIGDGVTIREYQVEYKEEAEGERHEGKEKWLEQRTGKRTEVCTIDGLSPRTPYRFRVSAVCADGTVSHPGEEASISTSGEELRTLAQDFFKKSTLIEKGQPSVYALPIEKVTFSSNATHPKYRLGKENLQIPNKVIMVLGATGSGKTTLINGMINYVLGVQWKDEFRFKLIHETTNRGQAESQTSEVTAYEVHYKKGFQVPYSLTIIDTPGFGDTRGIDHDKEITRQIREFFSTRGAIDHIDAVCVVVQASLARLTHPQKYVFDSVLSIFGKDIKDNIQILITFADGQTPPVLEAINAADVPCAKDAKGNPVHFKFNNSALFASNAGTDKGSFNFDDMFWKMGAMSMKTFFESLGKLETRSLTLTQEVLRERKELETAVEGLQPQIKAGLVKLEELRQTQRALEQHKDDMKANKDFEYEVEKTVPVQEPISGTGNYITNCQQCHYTCHYPCIIPNDNDKRGCAAINRITGYCRVCPGKCFWNVHFNQKYRWEYKVEKEKQTYAQLKEKYEKASGEVLSTQNVVETLSQEYAAVEEILMELIDKSSRSLQRLQAIALKPNPLSTPKYIDLLIKSEQQELKPGYQERITSLRQVREVAEIVRKIANKEALLPGERDMYKKLEEKKSALKKRVKGADMFKSLFNKN, translated from the coding sequence GGATCACGCTGTGGCGCCTGGAACAGCTTCGCATGGATGTAAACACAAAACCACAACCCAGGACTGAATTTGAGATCATCGCATCCGACACCATTGAAGACAAGGCCAATGCCCTCAATGTCACAGCCTCGCTGAAGGCCAGTTTCCTGGGGGGGCTGGTTGAAGTAAGTGGATCTGCCAAATTCTTAAATGACACCAGAAAATCCAAACAACAGGCCAGAGTTACTCTCCAGTACTCTGCCACAACAAAGTTTGAGCACCTAACTATGAGCCATTTAGGACCAGAGAATGTCTCTTATCGTGCTGTATTTGATCAAGGCACGGCCACCCACGTGGTCACAGCTGTGCTGTACGGGGCTCAGGCTTTCTTTGTGTTTGATCGGGAAGTTTCTTCTTCTGAGAATGTACGTGACATAGAGGGAACGCTCCAGATTGTGATGAAAAAGATACCCCTGTTTTCCATAGAAGGGGAAGGAGCTGTCAAAATGGatgaaaaggaaaaattaaatgctgAAAAATTTAACTGCAAGTTCCATGGTGATTTTGCTCTTGAGAGAAATCCAACTAATTTCCAAGATGCCATGAAAATTTATTCCACTCTCCCAAAGCTGCTGGGTGACAGCGGGGAGAAGGCCGTACCAATGAGAGTCTGGCTGTACCCGCTGACCAAGCTGGATTCCAGAGCTGCTCAGCTGGTGCGTGAGATCAGCTTATCACTGATTTCTGATGCTCAGACTGCTATGGAGGAACTGGCAGAACTAAACATGCGATGCAATGACATGGCGAAGAATCCGATCGCCACAAGCTTTCCTGAAATCAAGCTGAAAATCCAGCAATTCAGAGATCTGTGTAAGCAACACAGACAGACTTTCCAGAAACAGCTAGCAAGCTTTTTGCCATCTATCCGTGGAGGTGAAAAAAAGGAAGGGGCCCTGGTGGATATTTTGTCATGTAAAAACCAGTCACCATTCAATATCCAGAGCCTCAGTGAATTTCTGGATACAAAGGAGAAAGAGATGAATTATGTAAATTCCTACCTTAGGATCCTAAGCAATGTAGAGGTGGTGTCCTCTCAGAGTGAACTAGATGAAATAGTACTCAGCCCTGAGCTTAACTTCATCGTCTCCTTTACATTCACCTCACTGCATGAAGAGGAGCCGTATTTATCAGATTTAAAACAATGGCTTCAGACCCAATTTATAAGGGAAACTCATGATCCTGCATCAGCCAGTTCTGTTGCTGAAAAACCAAAATCCAAAGTGTGGTTTAAGGAAAAAGAAATTAATACAAAATCTCGAAAATCTGCAAAGTCCCTTTCACATTTTGTCAGTGTCAACAAATCTAACGGGACGACTCGGTTCATTGTGGCCTCTCTTCCAGACAAGGACAATCCAGGCACTTCCATTTACCTGTATGAGGATGGAGAGCTGGTCAGCACCAACTTTGGACCGCCATCAAAGCCTCTCCCTGCCCTGATTGGTGGAATCAGACATGACCGTGTGCAGCTCACATTTAACCCAGAAGCCTATGGCAGGGCTGCGATATCTGGCTATCGGGCAGAGTACAGAATTGTAGGGCAGGAGAACTGGACGGCTGTGAATGTAAATAACACACAAGTGACATTCACAGTGACAGGGCTCCGTGCAAACATCGAGTACCAGTTCCGATACGCTGCAGTGAGCAAACCAGGGCTCAGTGAGAGCAGTGACGTGAGTGATCCTGTGAAGACTCTCCCTACCAGCCCTCCTGGGAAGCCCATAGCAACTACTGTAGATTCATCTGCCATCACCCTCTCCTGGGAGAGTCCAAGTGTTATTGGAGATGGAGTCACTATAAGGGAGTATCAGGTGGAATATAAAGAGGAAGCTGAAGGTGAAAGACATGAGGGGAAAGAGAAATggctggaacaaaggacaggcaAGAGAACAGAGGTCTGTACCATTGATGGACTGAGTCCTCGGACGCCCTACAGATTCCGGGTGTCGGCTGTGTGTGCGGACGGGACTGTGAGTCACCCAGGTGAGGAGGCATCAATTTCAACATCAGGAGAAGAATTAAGGACACTAGCACAAGATTTCTTCAAGAAGAGCACTCTGATAGAAAAAGGGCAGCCCTCAGTTTATGCCCTTCCAATAGAGAAGGTGACGTTCAGTTCTAACGCAACACATCCAAAGTACAGACTGGGAAAAGAGAACCTGCAGATCCCTAACAAAGTCATTATGGTGCTGGGAGCAACTGGCTCTGGGAAAACTACACTCATCAATGGGATGATCAACTATGTCCTGGGTGTGCAATGGAAAGATGAATTCAGATTCAAACTAATCCATGAGACCACAAACAGAGGCCAAGCTGAGAGCCAGACATCTGAAGTGACAGCCTATGAAGTTCATTACAAAAAGGGTTTCCAAGTCCCCTACTCCCTGACTATAATAGACACCCCAGGATTTGGCGACACCAGAGGGATAGATCATGACAAAGAGATAACAAGGCAGATTCGAGAGTTTTTCTCCACCCGAGGGGCCATTGATCACATAGACGCCGTCTGCGTCGTAGTTCAGGCCTCACTCGCTCGTTTGACACATCCCCAGAAGTACGTGTTTGACTCTGTTCTCTCTATCTTTGGGAAGGATATAAAAGACAATATACAAATCCTGATCACCTTCGCAGACGGACAGACGCCCCCTGTTCTAGAGGCCATTAATGCAGCTGATGTCCCTTGTGCTAAAGATGCTAAGGGCAACCCTGTTCATTTCAAATTCAATAACTCTGCACTCTTTGCCAGCAATGCTGGAACTGACAAGGGCAGTTTTAATTTTGATGACATGTTCTGGAAAATGGGAGCCATGAGCATGAAGACATTTTTTGAATCCTTAGGTAAATTAGAAACCAGAAGTTTAACATTAACGCAGGAAGTTCTCAGAGAGCGGAAGGAGCTGGAGACAGCGGTGGAAGGGCTGCAGCCACAAATCAAAGCTGGTCTGGTGAAGCTAGAGGAGCTAAGACAGACTCAGCGAGCTCTGGAACAGCATAAGGATGATATGAAGGCCAATAAAGACTTTGAGTATGAGGTAGAGAAAACAGTGCCAGTGCAGGAGCCCATCTCTGGTACAGGTAACTACATAACAAACTGCCAGCAGTGTCACTATACGTGTCactatccctgtataatccctAATGACAATGATAAGCGCGGGTGTGCGGCTATCAATAGGATTACAGGATATTGCAGAGTTTGCCCTGGTAAATGTTTCTGGAATGTTCATTTCAATCAAAAGTACAGGTGGGAATATAAAGTAGAAAAAGAGAAACAGACCTATGCACAACTGAAAGAAAAGTATGAGAAGGCATCTGGTGAGGTGTTATCGACACAGAATGTGGTTGAGACGCTGTCTCAGGAATACGCTGCAGTGGAGGAGATATTAATGGAGCTTATTGATAAATCATCTCGCAGCCTCCAGCGTCTGCAAGCAATTGCTTTGAAACCCAACCCGCTGTCCACTCCGAAATACATTGACCTGCTGATCAAGTCAGAACAACAGGAACTAAAGCCTGGGTACCAAGAAAGGATAACATCTCTGAGGCAAGTGAGGGAAGTAGCTGAGATAGTAAGAAAGATTGCCAATAAGGAGGCTCTGCTGCCAGGAGAGAGGGATATGTACAAGAAGCTTGAAGAAAAAAAGTCTGCATTGAAAAAACGTGTGAAAGGAGCGGATATGTTTAAAAgcctttttaataaaaattaa